In Nodularia sp. LEGE 06071, one DNA window encodes the following:
- a CDS encoding 1-aminocyclopropane-1-carboxylate deaminase/D-cysteine desulfhydrase: MSSPFLPPFTQPIDNEITRRAGVELSVLRLDSMHPLVNGNKWYKLKYNLLEAKQQNLTTLLTFGGAYSNHIFATAAAGNLFGFRTIGVIRGEERLPLNPTLNFAVQQGMQLVYLNRETYRQKHTRELQENLKQRFGNVFIIPEGGSNLNGVRGCTEIVSDVGAFDTICLACGTGTTLAGIALSLHQGQRVIGFPVLKKGEFLAQEIGNLLRNYLDSGLPAPNYSSAPWKLFCDYHFGGYAKVNEQLLIFSQEFEQEQGIPLDYVYTAKMFAGVMDLLKGGIFPKGDRLLLVHTGGLQGNIGMEKRL; this comes from the coding sequence ATGTCATCACCCTTCCTTCCGCCTTTTACCCAGCCCATAGACAACGAGATTACCCGCCGCGCTGGTGTGGAATTATCCGTGCTACGCCTCGATTCTATGCACCCATTGGTTAACGGTAATAAATGGTACAAGTTGAAATACAACCTCTTGGAAGCCAAGCAGCAAAATTTGACAACTTTGCTGACCTTTGGGGGTGCTTATTCTAACCATATCTTTGCTACAGCCGCCGCAGGTAATCTTTTCGGTTTCCGCACCATTGGAGTGATTCGTGGAGAGGAAAGATTACCACTCAACCCGACGCTAAATTTTGCTGTTCAGCAAGGTATGCAGCTTGTCTACCTGAATCGTGAGACTTACCGACAAAAGCACACCAGAGAATTACAGGAAAATTTAAAACAACGTTTCGGTAACGTGTTCATTATTCCTGAAGGTGGTAGCAACTTAAATGGCGTGCGCGGCTGTACAGAAATAGTTAGCGATGTCGGCGCATTTGATACCATCTGCTTGGCTTGTGGCACAGGTACGACACTAGCTGGTATTGCACTTTCGCTCCATCAAGGGCAAAGAGTGATTGGTTTTCCAGTGCTGAAAAAGGGGGAATTTCTCGCCCAGGAAATCGGCAATTTGCTGAGGAATTATCTGGATTCTGGGCTACCTGCACCAAATTATTCTTCAGCACCTTGGAAGTTGTTCTGTGATTATCACTTTGGCGGTTATGCCAAGGTTAATGAGCAGCTGCTAATATTCAGCCAGGAATTTGAGCAAGAGCAGGGTATACCTCTCGACTACGTATATACCGCAAAAATGTTTGCTGGTGTCATGGATTTACTCAAGGGGGGAATTTTTCCCAAAGGCGATCGCTTGTTACTAGTACACACTGGTGGCTTGCAGGGTAATATCGGTATGGAGAAGCGACTATAA
- the purT gene encoding formate-dependent phosphoribosylglycinamide formyltransferase, with translation MNNSIKLPQKLMLLGSGELGKEFVIAAQRLGNYVIAVDRYANAPAMQVADCSEVISMLSADELEAVVQKHQPDFIIPEIEAIRTEKLLEFEQRGITVIPTAAATNYTMNRDRIRELAHQELGIRTAKYGYASSLEELIAVSEQIGFPNVVKPVMSSSGKGQSVVPVQGKVEEAWNYAIANSRGDSQRVIVEEFINFEIEITLLTIKQWNAPTIFCSPIGHRQERGDYQESWQPAGITEDKTLEAQAIATKVTDALGGAGIFGVEFFITKDEVIFSELSPRPHDTGMVTLISQNLNEFELHLRAILGLPIPHIEQLGASASAVILAAEKSDAVAFTGVAEALSVTNVDIKLFGKPSAHPYRRMGVALAKGDHILEAREKAKRAANQVKMI, from the coding sequence ATGAATAATTCAATTAAGCTACCCCAAAAATTAATGCTCTTGGGTTCAGGCGAACTCGGCAAGGAATTTGTAATAGCAGCTCAACGTCTGGGTAATTATGTCATTGCTGTTGACCGCTACGCTAATGCTCCTGCTATGCAGGTGGCTGATTGTTCTGAAGTGATTTCTATGCTGAGTGCTGATGAATTAGAAGCTGTTGTCCAAAAACACCAGCCTGATTTTATCATCCCAGAAATTGAAGCGATTAGAACAGAAAAGTTACTGGAGTTTGAACAACGCGGGATTACAGTTATCCCCACTGCGGCTGCAACTAACTATACAATGAATCGCGATAGAATCAGGGAATTAGCACATCAAGAATTAGGAATTAGAACTGCTAAATATGGTTATGCTTCTAGTTTAGAGGAATTGATTGCTGTTTCTGAGCAAATTGGTTTTCCCAATGTTGTGAAACCTGTGATGTCTTCTTCTGGCAAGGGTCAATCTGTTGTCCCAGTCCAGGGTAAGGTTGAGGAGGCTTGGAATTATGCGATCGCTAATTCTAGAGGTGATAGTCAAAGGGTAATTGTTGAAGAATTTATTAACTTTGAAATTGAAATAACTTTGCTCACCATTAAGCAGTGGAATGCACCGACAATTTTCTGCTCTCCCATTGGTCATCGTCAAGAAAGAGGCGATTATCAAGAATCTTGGCAACCCGCAGGTATTACTGAAGACAAAACATTAGAAGCTCAAGCAATAGCGACAAAGGTTACCGATGCTTTGGGGGGAGCCGGAATATTTGGTGTAGAGTTTTTCATCACTAAGGATGAAGTGATTTTTTCGGAACTTTCACCCCGACCACACGATACAGGAATGGTAACATTAATCTCGCAAAATCTCAATGAATTTGAATTACATTTACGAGCTATTTTAGGTTTACCAATTCCCCATATAGAACAGTTGGGTGCTTCAGCTAGTGCAGTAATTTTAGCTGCGGAAAAATCTGATGCGGTGGCTTTTACAGGTGTAGCAGAGGCTTTGTCCGTGACTAATGTAGATATCAAACTATTTGGCAAACCTAGCGCCCATCCTTATCGGCGTATGGGGGTGGCTTTGGCTAAGGGTGATCATATTTTGGAGGCGCGGGAGAAGGCTAAAAGGGCTGCTAATCAGGTGAAGATGATTTAA
- a CDS encoding putative signal transducing protein produces the protein MTVATFTSSPEANLAKQRLEAEGVRCFLLNESTVNVAWHLSVAVGWIKLQVAEENVDFAKSILVSELDYQSVSDVGMEQDDDDIEMPSWADKTADRALITSVISLIFVFLPMQVYSLWLLLSLLISRQNISPNRRIKVIVALVLDLLSLFILWNILF, from the coding sequence GTGACTGTAGCTACTTTTACTAGTTCTCCGGAGGCGAATTTGGCGAAGCAGCGTCTTGAAGCTGAAGGTGTCAGGTGTTTTTTACTGAATGAGTCTACTGTAAATGTGGCATGGCATTTGAGTGTGGCTGTGGGCTGGATTAAATTACAAGTGGCTGAAGAAAATGTAGATTTTGCTAAGTCTATTTTGGTGTCGGAGTTAGATTATCAATCTGTTTCTGATGTAGGAATGGAACAGGATGATGATGATATTGAAATGCCGTCATGGGCAGATAAAACTGCTGATCGAGCTTTGATTACATCTGTGATCAGCCTAATTTTTGTTTTTTTGCCCATGCAAGTTTACTCGCTGTGGCTGCTGCTTTCTCTCTTGATTTCTCGTCAAAATATTAGTCCCAATAGACGCATCAAAGTGATTGTGGCTTTGGTTTTAGATTTACTCAGTTTGTTTATTTTGTGGAATATCCTATTTTGA
- a CDS encoding pyridoxamine 5'-phosphate oxidase family protein has protein sequence MAKVFDCITEELQGFIASQHIFFVGSAPLSATGHVNLSPKGLESFRILSDHQVAYLDLTGSGNETSAHLQENGRITLMFCAFEEPPRILRLYGQGYTILPSHPDWKTLYSLFPQIPGTRQIIVADIERVQTSCGMGVPLYEYQGQRQSLVNWASKKGEEGIQEYQQQKNIISIDGLSTPLNKP, from the coding sequence ATGGCTAAAGTTTTTGACTGCATAACTGAAGAACTGCAAGGTTTTATTGCTAGCCAACACATTTTTTTTGTTGGTTCTGCACCTCTGAGTGCTACAGGTCACGTTAATCTGTCTCCGAAGGGGTTGGAATCTTTTCGCATCCTTTCGGATCATCAAGTAGCTTACCTGGATCTTACAGGTAGTGGTAACGAAACTTCGGCTCACTTGCAAGAAAATGGGCGAATCACTTTGATGTTTTGTGCCTTTGAGGAACCGCCGCGGATTCTGCGCCTCTATGGTCAGGGATATACAATTTTGCCAAGTCACCCTGACTGGAAGACTTTGTACTCTTTATTTCCGCAAATACCAGGAACTCGTCAAATTATTGTCGCTGATATTGAACGGGTGCAAACTTCTTGTGGTATGGGTGTCCCACTCTATGAATATCAAGGACAGAGACAGTCTTTAGTCAACTGGGCAAGTAAAAAAGGTGAAGAGGGCATCCAAGAATATCAACAGCAAAAGAATATAATTAGCATTGATGGTTTATCAACTCCACTGAATAAACCTTGA
- a CDS encoding DUF1176 domain-containing protein has product MHTTKVIVSFTAIIASSLMSCASITESKLSQSLQTPNSSNTEAQQPQPELTPDSTSMVSDKSSPTSETILNEVISRQKSLEVCNFNFDAEAAREFSQVYTNDKGQHLVQLLCVQAAYQNAFTFLQVDTTQPELKIKPLEIEVVGFPQFDPKTKILSNAYKFTGAGICIQETQHYWNGDGLRLVSSQLIEQGPNGCQEAGGRSPSAEQLITTKNVGAAKLGMSLGELKQVLGEGATFAPTPLGVDAGEGIKVTQDGNLQYLLGFGEGKQPITNNSQITMITVANPNYTTTAGVGPGTPLKEAIAAYGQATLSYNLNNETREYIKFERGLGADKGVLIRSNQWTITDFAGIYSDPQSEFNETQKYQDHAAIGSITIRQ; this is encoded by the coding sequence ATGCATACCACTAAAGTAATTGTCTCGTTCACTGCCATTATTGCCTCTAGTCTCATGTCTTGTGCATCTATCACCGAGTCTAAATTATCTCAGTCTTTGCAAACACCCAACTCTAGTAATACTGAAGCTCAACAACCCCAGCCAGAGTTAACACCAGATAGCACATCTATGGTTTCTGACAAAAGTAGCCCCACATCAGAAACTATTTTGAATGAGGTAATTAGCCGTCAGAAAAGTTTGGAGGTTTGCAATTTTAATTTTGATGCAGAGGCAGCACGGGAATTTTCACAAGTCTATACTAATGACAAGGGTCAGCACTTAGTACAACTCCTTTGTGTTCAAGCTGCTTATCAGAATGCATTCACTTTTCTGCAAGTAGATACCACCCAGCCCGAACTTAAAATTAAGCCTCTAGAAATAGAAGTTGTGGGATTTCCGCAATTTGACCCCAAGACAAAGATTTTGTCTAACGCTTATAAATTTACTGGCGCAGGTATTTGTATCCAAGAAACTCAACACTATTGGAATGGTGACGGACTCAGGTTAGTTAGTTCTCAGCTAATCGAGCAAGGCCCTAATGGTTGTCAAGAAGCAGGCGGGCGATCGCCTTCAGCCGAGCAGCTCATCACTACAAAGAACGTCGGTGCTGCTAAACTGGGCATGAGTTTGGGAGAACTTAAACAAGTTTTAGGTGAGGGTGCAACATTTGCACCAACTCCTCTGGGGGTTGATGCAGGGGAAGGAATTAAGGTGACTCAGGATGGAAACTTGCAGTACCTGTTGGGTTTCGGAGAAGGAAAACAGCCCATCACAAATAACTCTCAAATTACCATGATTACGGTTGCGAACCCCAATTACACAACTACTGCTGGGGTAGGGCCAGGAACTCCACTTAAAGAAGCTATTGCAGCCTACGGACAGGCGACTTTATCCTACAACTTGAATAATGAAACACGAGAGTATATTAAATTTGAGCGGGGACTGGGTGCAGATAAAGGGGTATTGATCAGATCGAATCAGTGGACAATAACAGACTTTGCTGGAATCTATTCTGATCCCCAAAGTGAATTCAACGAAACCCAAAAGTACCAAGATCATGCAGCTATTGGTTCCATTACCATTAGACAATAA